In Haloplanus rubicundus, one DNA window encodes the following:
- the purD gene encoding phosphoribosylamine--glycine ligase, with amino-acid sequence MSETVLLVGGGGREHAIARAVAPDCELYACASNRNPGIADLAAEMRAIDETDVEGVVAFAEEVDASLAVVGPESALAAGVADALDAAGVYTFGPDAEAARIETDKAYQRRFMREHGIPGCPDFETFTDMDAACDYIDASDGDLAVKPAGLTGGKGVRVTGDQVTKAEAKAYLRESDYDRVVLEERLVGEEFTVQAFVAGEEGRSSGRMRTTPAVQDHKRAYEGDEGPNTGGMGSYSDAGPTLPFMDEADYDAAVEILEATVDALPDYKGVLYGQFMLTADGVRVVEFNARFGDPEAMNTLPVLETPFRDVLTAARDGDPLPELDFDARATVCKYAVPAGYPTDPEAGARIEVDEGSVAEAAAAGDGDALLFYASVDAREDGLYTTTSRAFAVVGIAGTIANAEAIAEDALSAAGDGLRIRHDIGKADLVERRIEHVTRLRE; translated from the coding sequence ATGTCAGAGACAGTACTTCTCGTCGGCGGGGGCGGCCGGGAACACGCCATCGCCCGCGCCGTCGCGCCGGACTGTGAACTCTACGCCTGTGCGAGCAACCGCAACCCCGGCATCGCCGACCTGGCCGCGGAGATGCGGGCCATCGACGAGACGGACGTGGAGGGGGTCGTCGCCTTCGCCGAGGAGGTGGACGCGAGCCTCGCCGTCGTCGGGCCGGAGTCGGCGCTCGCGGCGGGCGTCGCCGACGCCCTCGACGCCGCCGGCGTCTACACCTTCGGCCCCGACGCCGAGGCCGCCCGCATCGAGACGGACAAGGCCTACCAGCGGCGGTTCATGCGGGAGCACGGGATTCCGGGCTGTCCCGACTTCGAGACGTTCACCGACATGGACGCCGCCTGCGACTACATCGACGCCTCCGACGGCGACCTGGCCGTCAAGCCCGCCGGCTTGACGGGCGGCAAGGGCGTCCGCGTCACCGGCGATCAGGTGACGAAAGCGGAGGCCAAGGCGTACCTCCGCGAGTCCGACTACGACCGCGTCGTCCTCGAGGAGCGACTGGTGGGCGAGGAGTTCACGGTACAGGCGTTCGTCGCCGGCGAGGAGGGACGCTCCTCGGGGCGGATGCGGACGACGCCCGCGGTGCAGGATCACAAACGCGCCTACGAGGGCGACGAGGGGCCGAACACGGGCGGCATGGGGAGTTACAGCGATGCCGGGCCGACCCTGCCGTTCATGGACGAGGCGGACTACGACGCGGCGGTCGAAATCCTGGAGGCGACCGTCGACGCCCTCCCCGACTACAAGGGCGTCCTCTACGGCCAGTTCATGCTCACCGCCGACGGCGTGCGGGTGGTGGAGTTCAACGCCCGCTTCGGCGACCCGGAGGCGATGAACACGCTGCCGGTCCTCGAGACACCCTTCCGCGACGTGTTGACGGCGGCGCGTGACGGCGACCCCCTGCCCGAACTCGACTTCGACGCGCGGGCGACGGTGTGTAAGTACGCGGTGCCGGCGGGCTACCCGACCGACCCCGAAGCCGGCGCGCGGATCGAGGTGGACGAGGGGAGCGTCGCCGAGGCGGCAGCGGCGGGCGACGGCGACGCCCTCCTCTTCTACGCGAGCGTCGATGCCCGCGAGGACGGTCTCTACACGACCACCTCGCGGGCCTTCGCCGTCGTCGGTATCGCGGGGACCATCGCGAACGCGGAGGCCATCGCCGAGGACGCGCTGTCGGCGGCGGGCGACGGGCTTCGGATCCGCCACGACATCGGCAAAGCGGACCTGGTGGAGCGTCGGATCGAGCACGTGACCCGGCTGCGCGAGTGA
- a CDS encoding AsnC family transcriptional regulator: protein MRELDETDLEILRALMDDARRPWAAVAERVDLSPPAVSDRVDRLQELGVIRRFTLDLDRSKLREGVPVLVTVEPAREAGDDLRDAFRAAEAVEHLFTTAEGDVVCYARVPDGDVPRWLSRTVDGDAVADYEVTLLTEGEWTPSVGGTGFALACAECGNTVTSEGTTARIGAEVHQFCCPSCEAQFESRYERLDAAANEDGTE, encoded by the coding sequence ATGCGCGAACTCGACGAGACCGACCTCGAAATCCTGCGGGCGTTGATGGACGACGCCCGTCGGCCGTGGGCGGCGGTAGCCGAGCGGGTCGACCTCTCGCCGCCCGCGGTGTCGGACCGGGTCGACCGCCTCCAGGAACTGGGCGTCATCCGACGGTTCACGCTCGATCTCGACCGCTCGAAACTGCGGGAGGGCGTCCCCGTACTGGTGACCGTCGAACCGGCGCGCGAAGCCGGCGACGACCTCCGGGACGCGTTCCGTGCCGCCGAGGCGGTCGAACACCTCTTTACCACCGCCGAAGGGGACGTGGTCTGTTACGCCCGCGTCCCCGACGGCGACGTGCCGCGGTGGCTATCGCGTACCGTCGACGGCGACGCCGTCGCCGACTACGAGGTGACGCTCCTCACCGAGGGCGAGTGGACGCCGAGCGTCGGCGGCACCGGCTTCGCGCTCGCCTGTGCCGAGTGTGGGAACACGGTGACGAGCGAGGGGACGACGGCACGGATCGGCGCCGAAGTCCACCAGTTCTGCTGTCCGTCCTGCGAGGCGCAGTTCGAGTCGCGGTACGAGCGCCTGGACGCGGCGGCGAACGAGGACGGCACGGAGTGA
- a CDS encoding tRNA uridine(34) 5-carboxymethylaminomethyl modification radical SAM/GNAT enzyme Elp3: protein MSTDAETESEAFERVCTDLVERILDGDLERDDLESAKLDACSEHSAAKVPKNADILQHAPDERRDEVQAVVQRKPVRTASGVSPVAIMTSPHMCPHGKCLYCPGGPASEFGSAQSYTGHEPAAARGEQNDYDPYGQVTLRLEQLRHIGHPVDKVELILMGGTMTARSHDYQEWFVKRALEALNDYDTDATPNPAEGRSFAEDDPDFRYLEDVIAENETADVRNIGTTFETKPDWCDPEQIDRMLRLGGTKVEVGVQTTYERINREMHRGHGVQASVDANRRLRDAAFKVGFHMMPGQPGMTREMCLEDFRQLFEDPRWRPDYLKIYPTLVVRGTRTYDMWRRDDFDPLDNEEAADLVAEVMGMIPKYTRLQRVQRDIPADHIDAGVWKSNLRQLASQRAEERGITPRDIRAREVGHNDADPDPERVELDVLTYEAGGGTEHFLSFEDPVSDLLVGFCRLRFPNDPVRRELANAALVRELHVYGSEVGLRDDDAADWQHRGYGRRLLTRAEELAADAGYDKLSVISGIGVRRYYREKLGYHQDGPYVSKRLE, encoded by the coding sequence GTGAGCACGGACGCCGAGACCGAGAGCGAGGCGTTCGAGCGCGTCTGTACGGACCTCGTCGAGCGCATCCTCGACGGCGACCTGGAGCGCGACGACCTCGAATCCGCGAAACTCGACGCCTGCTCGGAGCATTCGGCCGCGAAAGTGCCGAAAAACGCCGACATCCTCCAGCACGCCCCCGACGAACGCCGGGACGAGGTGCAGGCGGTCGTGCAGCGCAAGCCAGTCCGCACCGCCTCGGGCGTCTCGCCCGTCGCCATCATGACCTCGCCGCACATGTGCCCGCACGGGAAGTGTCTCTACTGCCCCGGCGGCCCCGCCTCGGAGTTCGGGAGCGCCCAGAGCTACACGGGCCACGAACCCGCCGCGGCGCGGGGCGAGCAGAACGACTACGACCCGTACGGGCAGGTGACCCTCCGTCTCGAACAGCTGCGCCACATCGGCCACCCCGTCGACAAGGTGGAGCTCATCCTGATGGGTGGCACCATGACGGCCCGCAGCCACGACTACCAGGAGTGGTTCGTCAAGCGGGCGCTCGAAGCCCTGAACGACTACGACACGGACGCGACGCCGAACCCCGCGGAGGGGCGGAGCTTCGCCGAGGACGACCCCGACTTCCGCTACTTGGAGGACGTGATCGCCGAGAACGAGACGGCCGACGTCCGGAACATCGGCACCACCTTCGAGACCAAGCCCGACTGGTGTGATCCCGAACAGATCGACCGGATGCTCCGGCTCGGCGGGACGAAAGTGGAGGTGGGGGTCCAGACCACCTACGAGCGGATCAACCGCGAGATGCACCGCGGCCACGGCGTGCAGGCCTCCGTCGACGCCAACCGTCGCCTCCGCGACGCCGCGTTCAAGGTGGGCTTCCACATGATGCCCGGGCAGCCGGGGATGACCCGCGAGATGTGTCTGGAGGATTTCCGCCAGCTGTTCGAGGACCCCCGGTGGCGTCCAGACTACCTCAAGATCTACCCGACGCTCGTCGTCCGCGGCACCCGCACCTACGACATGTGGCGCCGCGACGACTTCGACCCCCTCGACAACGAGGAAGCCGCGGACCTCGTGGCGGAGGTGATGGGGATGATCCCGAAGTACACCCGACTCCAGCGCGTCCAGCGGGACATCCCCGCCGACCACATCGACGCTGGCGTCTGGAAGTCCAACCTCCGCCAGTTGGCCAGCCAGCGCGCCGAAGAGCGGGGCATCACCCCGCGGGACATCCGCGCCCGCGAGGTGGGCCACAACGACGCCGACCCGGACCCCGAGCGGGTCGAACTCGACGTGTTGACCTACGAGGCCGGCGGCGGGACGGAACACTTCCTCAGCTTCGAGGACCCCGTCTCCGACCTTCTGGTCGGCTTCTGTCGCCTCCGGTTCCCGAACGACCCGGTGCGGCGCGAACTGGCGAACGCGGCGCTGGTGCGCGAACTCCACGTCTACGGGAGCGAGGTGGGCCTCCGCGACGACGACGCGGCCGACTGGCAACACCGCGGCTACGGCCGGCGCCTCCTCACCCGCGCCGAGGAACTCGCGGCCGACGCCGGCTACGACAAGCTGAGCGTCATCAGCGGCATCGGGGTGCGCCGATACTACCGCGAGAAACTCGGCTACCACCAGGACGGCCCGTACGTCTCGAAGCGACTGGAGTGA
- a CDS encoding MFS transporter: MSDTDVGVPWRSPRLYLLLATAAVAPLDVTLVGPALPAIADAFGVSSARSGLVITAFAAPGAVLAPIVGMYADRFGRRRVVVPCLLVYGGAGLAVTLATDLWQVLALRAIQGSVGGSILASLTLALVGDYYDGPQRNAVMGVVSAGISFSAAAGPVLGGVLAAYSWDAPFYLYGTSVVVAAAVYWLLDPPPVEGTTDREGSWSYLRDAAASLPARDALLVYGATFGGFVLFFGGVLTAVPFLLEGTYGLASGRVGALVTGATMPAAVVAVLNGRFARHLSNLGLVTAGFVGYAAGLVGVWAATSATGVLLTLGVFGVGHGLVLPSVASALSTLAGPEFRGGVMSLRTSVVLGAQAVGPPLFTLPATRLGLGYELPLALGGVGAALVAVGLYAAVGGRSGIRVAAAGEP; encoded by the coding sequence ATGTCGGACACAGACGTCGGCGTGCCGTGGCGGTCGCCGCGGCTGTACCTCCTCCTGGCGACGGCGGCGGTGGCGCCGCTCGACGTGACGCTCGTCGGCCCGGCGCTCCCCGCCATCGCCGACGCGTTCGGGGTGTCGAGCGCGCGGAGCGGGTTGGTCATCACCGCCTTCGCCGCCCCGGGGGCCGTCCTCGCCCCGATCGTGGGGATGTACGCCGACCGATTCGGCCGGCGGCGGGTCGTCGTCCCGTGCCTGCTGGTCTACGGGGGCGCCGGGCTGGCGGTGACGCTGGCGACCGACCTGTGGCAGGTGCTCGCCCTCCGGGCCATCCAGGGGAGCGTCGGCGGAAGCATCCTCGCCTCGCTGACGCTCGCGCTCGTCGGCGACTACTACGACGGCCCGCAACGCAACGCGGTGATGGGCGTCGTCAGCGCGGGCATCTCCTTCAGCGCCGCGGCCGGCCCGGTACTCGGCGGGGTCCTCGCCGCCTACTCGTGGGACGCCCCCTTCTACCTCTACGGGACGAGCGTCGTCGTCGCCGCCGCGGTGTACTGGCTGCTCGACCCGCCGCCGGTCGAGGGGACGACCGATCGCGAGGGATCGTGGTCGTATCTCCGTGACGCGGCGGCGTCGCTCCCGGCCCGGGACGCCCTCCTCGTCTACGGGGCGACGTTCGGCGGTTTCGTTCTCTTTTTCGGCGGCGTCCTGACCGCCGTCCCGTTCCTCCTGGAGGGGACGTACGGACTGGCGTCGGGGCGGGTCGGCGCGCTCGTGACGGGCGCGACGATGCCCGCGGCGGTGGTCGCCGTCCTCAACGGTCGGTTCGCCCGCCACCTGTCGAATCTCGGTCTCGTCACGGCCGGCTTCGTCGGCTACGCCGCCGGCCTCGTCGGCGTGTGGGCCGCCACCTCGGCGACGGGCGTCCTCCTCACCCTCGGCGTCTTCGGGGTCGGGCACGGCCTCGTGCTCCCCTCCGTCGCGTCGGCGCTGTCGACGCTCGCCGGCCCCGAGTTCCGCGGCGGCGTGATGAGCCTGCGGACGAGCGTCGTGCTGGGCGCACAGGCAGTCGGCCCGCCGCTGTTTACCCTACCCGCGACCCGCCTCGGCCTGGGGTACGAACTCCCGCTAGCGCTTGGCGGCGTCGGCGCCGCGCTGGTCGCCGTCGGCCTCTACGCCGCCGTCGGGGGGCGGTCGGGAATCCGCGTCGCGGCAGCGGGCGAGCCGTAA
- the aglJ gene encoding S-layer glycoprotein N-glycosyltransferase AglJ — MPTSDAVCVLVPTLDEGETIGDVVRDFRDAGYGNVLVIDGGSTDDTQAVASEAGARVVEQSGTGKGQAVREAIREHVDSEYVLMLDGDGTYEADDAEAMLEPLWSGEADHVIGNRFADMRPGAMTALNRIGNRLINGAFGVIHGESFGDILSGYRAFTRDSFEEMHLTADGFGIETEMAVECAKRGIATTVVPITYYPRPAGSNTNLHPIRDGGIIFLELYRRAKTNNPLFYFGSLGTVSTATGFLVALYVGVEWVTRGISHEVLAVVAAFAILVGVQLLMFGMLADLILSLHREQLRERE; from the coding sequence ATGCCCACGTCCGACGCCGTCTGCGTGCTCGTTCCCACCCTCGACGAGGGGGAGACCATCGGCGACGTGGTCCGTGACTTCCGCGACGCGGGTTACGGGAACGTCCTCGTCATCGACGGCGGGTCGACCGACGACACCCAAGCGGTCGCCAGCGAGGCCGGCGCCCGCGTCGTCGAGCAGTCGGGCACGGGCAAGGGGCAGGCCGTCCGGGAGGCCATCCGAGAACACGTCGACAGCGAGTACGTCCTCATGCTCGACGGCGACGGGACGTACGAGGCCGACGACGCCGAGGCGATGCTCGAACCCCTGTGGTCGGGCGAGGCCGACCACGTCATCGGGAACCGCTTCGCCGACATGCGTCCGGGCGCGATGACGGCACTGAACCGCATCGGCAACCGCCTCATCAACGGCGCCTTCGGCGTCATCCACGGCGAGTCATTCGGCGACATCCTCTCGGGCTACCGGGCGTTCACCCGCGACTCCTTCGAGGAGATGCACCTCACCGCCGACGGATTCGGCATCGAGACGGAGATGGCCGTCGAGTGTGCGAAACGGGGGATCGCGACGACGGTGGTGCCGATCACGTACTACCCGCGACCCGCGGGGTCGAACACCAACCTCCACCCGATCCGTGACGGCGGGATCATCTTCCTCGAACTCTACCGCCGGGCGAAGACCAACAACCCCCTGTTCTACTTCGGGAGCCTCGGCACGGTGTCGACGGCCACTGGCTTCCTAGTCGCCCTCTACGTCGGCGTCGAGTGGGTGACCCGAGGGATCTCCCACGAGGTGCTCGCCGTCGTCGCCGCCTTCGCCATCCTCGTCGGCGTCCAGCTCCTGATGTTCGGCATGCTCGCCGACCTGATCCTCTCCCTGCACCGCGAGCAGTTGCGGGAACGGGAGTGA
- a CDS encoding acyltransferase, giving the protein MSDSDSDSDADRRHDRLDRHPTAGPHNSLWHWPDAKHPLRVVVNYLAVWLIRVSPSLRAKNWLLRRLGATVDPGVAFGLEATPDVFWPELLTIRSDAIVGYDATLLCHEFLQTEYRTGEVVVGERAMIGAGAVVLPGVDIGADAKVAANSLVTEDVPPGTTVAGVPARPVEGGVGEA; this is encoded by the coding sequence GTGAGCGATTCGGACTCGGACTCGGACGCCGACCGCCGACACGACCGCCTCGACCGCCACCCGACGGCGGGGCCGCACAACTCGCTGTGGCACTGGCCGGACGCCAAACACCCGCTGCGGGTAGTCGTCAACTACCTCGCGGTCTGGCTGATCCGCGTCTCCCCCAGCCTGCGGGCGAAAAACTGGCTCCTTCGCCGTCTCGGCGCGACCGTCGACCCCGGCGTCGCGTTCGGCCTGGAGGCGACGCCCGACGTGTTCTGGCCCGAACTCCTGACGATCCGGTCCGACGCCATCGTCGGCTACGACGCGACCCTCCTCTGTCACGAATTCCTGCAGACGGAGTACCGGACCGGCGAGGTGGTCGTCGGCGAACGGGCGATGATCGGCGCGGGGGCCGTCGTCCTCCCCGGCGTCGACATCGGCGCCGACGCGAAGGTGGCGGCCAACTCGCTGGTGACCGAGGACGTGCCGCCGGGAACGACGGTGGCGGGCGTCCCCGCGCGACCGGTCGAGGGCGGCGTGGGCGAGGCGTAG
- a CDS encoding mechanosensitive ion channel domain-containing protein: MQSGTIREAVTAVPIRFWLAFGTLVVGVVLGWLTRVLARRVLRRIGVPDAIEGTAFERTAREFGTSTVDILAAIAGYFVFGIAVFAAVAVAEIEYVAQFWNAVAGFLPQLFFAVIVLIVGVLLGDKVELVVSERFRGVKLPQVGVLPLMAKYSVFYLAALIALGQVGVATGALIVLLAAYVFAIVFLGGLAFRHLLSAGAVGTYLLLNQPYTIGDEIRVGDVHGIVQEMDLFVTHVETDGEEYVVPNSKVFTEGFVRIRS; this comes from the coding sequence ATGCAGAGCGGGACGATTCGGGAAGCCGTCACGGCGGTACCGATCCGGTTCTGGCTCGCGTTCGGGACGCTCGTCGTCGGGGTCGTGCTGGGCTGGCTGACCCGGGTGCTCGCCCGACGGGTGCTCCGCCGAATCGGCGTCCCCGACGCCATCGAGGGAACGGCCTTCGAGCGGACGGCCCGCGAGTTCGGCACCTCGACCGTCGACATCCTCGCCGCCATCGCGGGGTATTTCGTCTTCGGCATCGCCGTCTTCGCCGCCGTCGCCGTCGCCGAAATCGAGTACGTCGCCCAGTTCTGGAACGCCGTCGCCGGCTTCCTCCCCCAACTCTTCTTCGCCGTCATCGTCCTCATCGTCGGCGTCCTCCTCGGCGACAAAGTGGAACTGGTCGTCTCCGAGCGGTTCCGTGGCGTGAAGCTCCCGCAGGTCGGCGTCCTCCCCCTGATGGCGAAATACAGCGTCTTCTATCTCGCCGCTCTCATCGCCCTCGGACAAGTGGGCGTCGCCACCGGCGCGCTCATCGTCCTCCTCGCCGCCTACGTCTTCGCCATCGTCTTCCTCGGCGGCCTCGCCTTCCGCCACCTGCTCTCGGCCGGCGCCGTCGGCACCTACCTCCTGCTCAACCAGCCCTACACCATCGGCGACGAGATTCGCGTCGGCGACGTCCACGGCATCGTTCAAGAGATGGACCTGTTCGTCACCCACGTCGAGACCGACGGGGAGGAGTACGTCGTCCCGAACAGCAAGGTGTTCACCGAGGGATTCGTCCGAATCCGGTCGTGA
- the dacZ gene encoding diadenylate cyclase, producing the protein MATLRDSLGDFVDGVDGLFLFSPSAAYYERFADADVPRVVIANENGVGADSFVELPLEFDNVRDRIRFGVEGAMEHGFVAAGDTVACAVSVFEEGGDADSLVRVRVDESMRSGIYDLFTDSRAEPGVIRDVFEVAIDLGKKGQKGKPVGALFVVGDAGKVMNKSRPLSYNPFEKSHVHVGDPIVNVMLKEFSRLDGAFVVSDSGKIVSAYRYLEPSAEGVDIPKGLGARHMAGGAITRDTNAIAIVLSESDGMVRAFKGGDLILEIDPEEY; encoded by the coding sequence ATGGCGACGTTACGGGATTCTCTCGGTGACTTCGTGGACGGCGTCGACGGACTGTTTCTGTTCTCCCCGTCGGCGGCGTACTACGAGCGATTCGCGGACGCGGACGTGCCCCGGGTGGTGATCGCGAACGAGAACGGCGTCGGTGCGGACTCCTTCGTCGAACTCCCGCTCGAGTTCGACAACGTCCGTGACCGCATCAGGTTCGGCGTCGAAGGGGCGATGGAACACGGCTTCGTCGCGGCGGGCGACACCGTCGCCTGCGCCGTCTCGGTGTTCGAGGAGGGCGGGGACGCCGACTCGCTGGTTCGGGTTCGCGTCGACGAGTCGATGCGCTCCGGCATCTACGACCTCTTCACCGACTCGCGGGCCGAACCGGGCGTCATCCGCGACGTGTTCGAAGTCGCCATCGACCTCGGCAAGAAAGGGCAGAAGGGCAAGCCCGTGGGTGCGCTGTTCGTCGTCGGCGACGCGGGTAAGGTGATGAACAAGTCCCGGCCGCTCAGCTACAATCCCTTCGAGAAATCCCACGTCCACGTCGGCGACCCCATCGTGAACGTGATGCTCAAGGAGTTCTCGCGGCTGGACGGCGCCTTCGTCGTCTCGGATTCGGGCAAAATCGTCTCCGCGTACCGCTACCTCGAACCCTCCGCGGAGGGCGTCGACATCCCGAAGGGACTGGGGGCGCGGCACATGGCCGGTGGGGCGATCACGCGTGACACCAACGCCATCGCCATCGTGCTCTCCGAATCGGACGGGATGGTACGGGCGTTCAAGGGCGGGGACCTGATTCTGGAGATCGATCCGGAGGAGTACTGA
- a CDS encoding hybrid sensor histidine kinase/response regulator, whose protein sequence is MTEPIHVLHVDDDADFAALTATFLEREDDRFVVDTATSVDAGLDRLAAGGVDCVVSDYDMDRTNGIDFLTRVRDGYGDLPFVLFTGKGSEEVASEAISAGVTDYLQKGRGTERYEILAHRISNAVEAHRSHAESETQRQRLEGILKTVPGCIVQVDTDGRFVFANERAKEVLGLERSAVTDRAYNDPEWRIRDLDGEPIPDAELPFSKVCRREAPIYGDRHTIQWPDGTEKLLRINGAPLFDGDGAFEGVVFSLTDITAERERRRTLEETERRLDLAMEATDTGVWEWYPETDTLVWDETLERVMGLDSGEFEGTYEAFADRVHPADLPTVERAAEHALETGDAYRSEFRMFHADGSVVWVEARGQVVDGRLLGIHHDITERKRREREVERTKGRLDSILENTTTPMFMKDEDGAYLFVNRRYEELFGLTEAQVVGHTDEELHPSSMAAEVRANDRQVVETGEPLTTEERIVVDGEERIFLTSKVPVHDGSDDGEPNAVFGVAKDITEREAYRSKLERQNELLEQFAGVVSHDLRSPLTVAQGRLDLASTECDSPHLDDASDALARCQELIDDLLTLARTGERTTTVEPVSLADAVEDCWQTVETSDATLDIATTRTVRADHSRLEQLLQNLVQNAVEHGSTSPRSHAPEDAVKHGSTGNQTQSDDAVEHGGSGLTITVGDLDRGFYVADDGTGFPADAYERVFEAGYSTDDDATGFGLGIVAQVAADHDWTVDVTRSEAGGARFEIRGVETA, encoded by the coding sequence GTGACGGAGCCGATCCACGTCCTCCACGTCGACGACGATGCGGACTTCGCGGCGCTGACCGCGACGTTCCTCGAACGGGAAGACGACCGCTTCGTCGTCGACACGGCCACGAGCGTCGACGCCGGGCTGGATCGACTGGCTGCCGGCGGCGTCGACTGTGTCGTCTCCGACTACGACATGGATCGGACCAACGGGATCGACTTTCTCACCCGCGTCCGCGACGGGTACGGCGACCTGCCCTTCGTCCTCTTTACCGGGAAAGGGAGCGAGGAGGTGGCGAGCGAGGCCATCTCCGCCGGCGTGACCGACTACCTCCAGAAGGGGCGAGGGACCGAGCGCTACGAGATACTCGCCCACCGTATCTCGAACGCCGTCGAGGCCCACCGCTCGCACGCCGAATCCGAAACCCAGCGCCAGCGTCTCGAAGGGATTCTCAAGACCGTCCCCGGCTGTATCGTCCAGGTGGACACCGACGGCCGGTTCGTCTTCGCCAACGAGCGAGCCAAGGAGGTGCTCGGCCTCGAACGGTCGGCGGTCACGGACCGGGCGTACAACGACCCCGAGTGGCGGATCAGGGACTTAGACGGTGAGCCGATCCCGGACGCCGAGCTTCCCTTTTCGAAGGTCTGCAGGCGCGAGGCACCAATCTACGGCGACCGACACACGATCCAGTGGCCGGACGGGACCGAGAAGCTGCTCCGAATCAACGGCGCGCCGCTGTTCGACGGCGACGGGGCCTTCGAGGGCGTCGTGTTCTCGCTGACCGACATCACGGCGGAGCGGGAGCGTCGACGGACGCTCGAGGAGACGGAACGACGGCTCGACCTGGCGATGGAGGCGACCGACACCGGCGTCTGGGAGTGGTACCCCGAGACCGACACGCTCGTTTGGGACGAGACGCTCGAGCGCGTGATGGGACTCGATTCCGGCGAGTTCGAGGGGACCTACGAGGCCTTCGCGGATCGAGTCCATCCAGCGGACCTGCCGACCGTCGAACGAGCGGCCGAGCACGCCCTCGAAACCGGCGACGCGTACCGGAGCGAGTTCCGGATGTTCCACGCGGACGGGAGCGTCGTGTGGGTCGAAGCGCGCGGCCAGGTGGTCGACGGGAGGCTGCTCGGCATCCACCACGACATCACCGAGCGCAAGCGCCGGGAGCGGGAAGTCGAACGGACGAAGGGTCGCCTCGACAGTATCCTGGAGAACACGACGACGCCCATGTTCATGAAAGACGAAGACGGGGCGTACCTGTTCGTCAACCGTCGCTACGAGGAGCTGTTCGGGCTGACCGAAGCGCAGGTGGTCGGCCACACGGACGAGGAACTCCACCCGTCCTCGATGGCGGCCGAGGTGCGGGCGAACGACCGACAGGTCGTCGAGACGGGGGAGCCGTTGACCACCGAGGAACGCATCGTCGTCGACGGCGAAGAACGAATCTTTCTGACCTCGAAGGTGCCGGTTCACGACGGGAGCGACGACGGCGAACCGAACGCCGTCTTCGGCGTCGCGAAGGACATCACGGAGCGCGAGGCGTACCGCTCGAAACTCGAACGGCAGAACGAACTCCTCGAACAGTTCGCGGGCGTCGTCAGCCACGACCTCCGAAGCCCGTTGACCGTCGCGCAGGGGCGACTCGACCTGGCGTCGACCGAGTGTGACAGCCCGCATCTCGACGACGCGAGCGACGCGCTGGCTCGGTGTCAGGAGTTGATCGACGACCTGTTGACGCTCGCACGGACCGGGGAGCGAACGACGACGGTCGAACCGGTGTCGCTCGCGGACGCGGTCGAGGACTGCTGGCAGACCGTCGAAACGAGTGACGCCACGCTCGATATCGCGACGACGCGGACGGTCCGGGCGGATCACAGCCGCCTCGAACAGTTGCTACAGAATCTCGTCCAGAACGCCGTCGAGCACGGCTCGACGAGCCCTCGGTCGCACGCTCCCGAGGACGCCGTCAAGCACGGTTCCACGGGCAATCAGACGCAGTCTGATGATGCCGTCGAGCACGGCGGGTCGGGCCTGACTATCACGGTCGGTGATCTGGACCGCGGCTTCTACGTCGCCGACGACGGGACGGGGTTCCCGGCGGACGCCTACGAACGGGTGTTCGAAGCCGGCTACTCGACGGACGACGACGCCACCGGGTTCGGACTCGGTATCGTCGCACAGGTGGCCGCGGACCACGACTGGACCGTCGATGTCACCCGGAGCGAGGCCGGCGGCGCGCGGTTCGAGATTCGCGGCGTCGAGACGGCGTGA